The Metabacillus litoralis genome contains a region encoding:
- a CDS encoding Lrp/AsnC family transcriptional regulator — translation MKIDVIDKKILDELNTNSRLSMSELGRRVNLSSPSVTERVRQMESFGIIKNYTLEVDYEKLGLPIQCIIEATVKNGDYKSFKNYIEKLPNVEFCYRIAGNACYMLKMNFETFAEAEEFINNVNPFAQTVTHFIFSHVPTNQKLNT, via the coding sequence ATGAAAATTGACGTGATTGATAAAAAAATACTAGATGAATTAAATACAAATAGCCGCCTGTCTATGAGTGAACTTGGAAGAAGGGTAAACCTGTCTTCTCCATCTGTAACTGAGCGAGTCAGACAAATGGAGTCATTTGGTATCATTAAGAACTATACTTTAGAAGTGGATTATGAAAAATTAGGACTACCGATTCAATGTATAATAGAAGCAACTGTAAAAAATGGGGACTATAAATCTTTTAAAAACTATATAGAAAAACTTCCAAACGTAGAGTTTTGCTACCGTATCGCAGGTAATGCCTGTTATATGCTCAAAATGAATTTTGAGACCTTTGCTGAAGCAGAAGAATTTATTAATAACGTCAACCCATTTGCACAAACTGTAACCCACTTTATCTTTTCTCATGTGCCTACTAATCAAAAGTTGAATACTTAA
- a CDS encoding carboxymuconolactone decarboxylase family protein, with the protein MARIAESKYGRTSFQKLLGHNKRVMEGWVHLGNELEKDGLLSLELKEQVRRTLAQGNGCEYCKAKGKPEPDKFDEKISVAVGFAEVFLKQKGDISESTFTILRDTFSDNEISELCAFISFATASQYFGAMMKLED; encoded by the coding sequence ATGGCAAGGATTGCAGAATCTAAGTATGGTCGTACATCATTCCAAAAGCTATTAGGACACAATAAACGAGTGATGGAAGGCTGGGTTCATTTAGGTAATGAACTAGAGAAGGATGGTTTACTATCCTTAGAATTAAAGGAACAAGTGAGGAGAACATTAGCACAGGGTAATGGTTGTGAATACTGTAAGGCAAAAGGGAAGCCTGAACCGGATAAGTTTGATGAAAAAATTTCCGTTGCAGTTGGTTTTGCAGAAGTATTTTTGAAGCAAAAGGGTGATATCTCAGAATCTACTTTTACTATATTACGAGACACCTTCTCCGATAATGAAATAAGTGAGCTATGTGCCTTTATTTCATTTGCTACTGCATCTCAATACTTTGGTGCGATGATGAAACTAGAAGATTGA